A DNA window from Balneolaceae bacterium contains the following coding sequences:
- a CDS encoding HAMP domain-containing sensor histidine kinase, which translates to MNIPSLAKRRWLVPLALLLCVAAIEGWRWLERPAPGGADDAGHVRLAEASSLFLQEQRELMQRSQELAGSLQGRLGTGGRTEGGVEALLARYDDLWGLSLVAGDSSLIWHGYPPSPDGLPNPSQQEPSIRIEQRNNVLYWKCRIPITVRDSSGVTALDLYTSRRIMQSTALPIGSGSEYRFTRPLEEAGAPQIGIRLFNPMPDSVLAHRRLDLMEGDSAGAVFLPVQDDAPARIRAWMMGTVFWRSLYLLAAFLAAGVMLIRTFPLSDPWGRLGTQAGVIALGWGGVRVFDLPGRALTYLAGSDAGPFLRELCTFSADALAVLLLGLSVYLTLKVRSLRFRSNSFLSNLSLAGLTGAASCGLFLSVVDRTYTMLTTAGATLDDLQIIPPVPTLLLYVSVGVMMAGLFLLLLTLIRLMLLSAHDQRNLPAVMLVIGFTLGMGGFYLLAPGAVRMPGTGLYGCLFFVLLTAGLRYGMRGGHLFPLSSVRGLVFGSIAITLAAAPVFQSALRHNTEVRLQEAAAEFADLDDSRGARTTMDLLNTLGSAFSGVDADSLVNQQIFVGLLFNDTIEDFIAERPGYYSYDVHFVTAGRTSLASYSTDLNSPSWLEIYPVDRLQAVTEMQQIGPANPRPVVQRPQLITSAQYQSFHRGWLPLYGPGGDPVAWILASVYRERPNFDKPMRAVLASLYQSDWKESYLLQEFQGDTLLRSSRRGLTGYYPSRNRLPAEVRRALEDDSLFTHTEERDRQTYRNLYRTADSGRVIRATTLLPDFRNRLYHYFQFNFVLLLMGLGAIALREATRSGNTRLLEKSRRFRHRLLDRFLVAVLLFLGILVLATHYALQEQNKESVRQSLYDKMDEMGSQVERTLHSRPQQSAAGRPLLDSLALPFDVDASLYRGQELAESTTPQIYRQHLLPSTMPYGIYRQLYVEGQADAFQNVSLASQDLLVGYRAVRVAGQPPSAALAIPTFLASPKFEQQLLETTSYLIFIYLVVFGAFIGGSLLITRELTAPLREIQDGLNEISRGNFDTTIPVTGDDEIGKLAAAYNEMIRRLRQVRQELVEAEREAAWKEMAQQVAHEIKNPLTPMKLSVQHLERQLSGEDINEEELRASVRRTTENLIEQIETLNTIASDFSKFSQPLDGEFREVDLNAVVRSVAELYDSDRRVQIRSEVTGLPLIILGVEDELRRVVVNLVKNAYEAMPEGGAIVLRTYQKKESAFLEVEDNGSGIPESHKNRIFVPNFSTKSSGTGLGLAIAKKVVEAHEGSISFASIEGQGTTFVIKIPLK; encoded by the coding sequence ATGAATATCCCTTCCCTTGCAAAACGCCGGTGGCTCGTGCCCCTGGCCCTGCTGCTCTGCGTGGCGGCCATAGAGGGCTGGCGCTGGCTTGAGCGTCCCGCACCAGGGGGAGCGGACGACGCAGGACACGTGCGACTCGCCGAAGCCTCCTCCCTCTTCCTGCAGGAACAGCGGGAGCTGATGCAGCGCAGCCAGGAACTGGCCGGCAGCCTGCAGGGACGGCTCGGTACCGGCGGACGGACGGAGGGCGGCGTGGAGGCGCTGCTGGCGCGCTACGACGACCTGTGGGGGCTTTCGCTGGTGGCGGGCGACTCCTCCCTGATCTGGCACGGCTATCCGCCCTCCCCCGACGGGCTTCCCAACCCTTCGCAGCAGGAACCCAGCATACGCATCGAGCAGCGGAACAACGTGCTCTACTGGAAGTGCCGGATCCCCATCACCGTACGCGACAGCAGCGGGGTGACCGCCCTCGACCTCTACACCAGCCGGCGTATCATGCAGAGCACCGCCCTTCCCATCGGCTCGGGCAGCGAGTACCGCTTCACCCGTCCGCTGGAGGAGGCCGGCGCACCGCAGATCGGCATCCGCCTCTTCAACCCCATGCCCGACAGCGTGCTTGCCCACAGGCGGCTTGACCTGATGGAGGGAGACTCCGCCGGAGCCGTCTTCCTCCCGGTACAGGACGACGCCCCCGCCCGTATCCGCGCCTGGATGATGGGGACCGTATTCTGGCGCAGCCTCTACCTGCTGGCTGCTTTTTTGGCGGCGGGCGTGATGCTCATCCGGACCTTCCCCCTCTCCGATCCCTGGGGAAGGCTGGGGACCCAGGCGGGCGTGATCGCCCTGGGCTGGGGAGGGGTGAGGGTGTTTGACCTTCCCGGCCGCGCCCTGACCTACCTGGCCGGCAGCGACGCCGGCCCCTTCCTTCGCGAGCTCTGCACCTTCTCGGCCGACGCCCTGGCGGTACTTCTGCTGGGGCTCAGCGTCTACCTCACCCTCAAGGTGCGCAGCCTGCGCTTCCGGTCCAACTCCTTCCTGAGCAACCTCTCGCTGGCCGGCCTCACCGGGGCCGCCTCCTGCGGGCTCTTCCTTTCGGTGGTGGACCGTACCTATACCATGCTGACCACCGCCGGCGCGACGCTGGACGACCTGCAGATTATCCCGCCCGTGCCCACGCTGCTGCTCTACGTCTCCGTGGGCGTCATGATGGCGGGCCTCTTCCTGCTGCTGCTCACCCTCATCCGCCTGATGCTGCTCTCCGCGCACGACCAGCGCAACCTGCCGGCGGTCATGCTTGTCATTGGATTCACCCTCGGCATGGGCGGTTTCTACCTGCTGGCGCCCGGGGCCGTGCGCATGCCGGGTACGGGTCTTTACGGATGCCTCTTCTTCGTGCTGCTGACCGCGGGACTGCGATACGGCATGCGCGGTGGCCACCTCTTTCCCCTCAGTTCGGTGCGGGGTCTGGTTTTCGGCAGCATCGCCATCACCCTGGCCGCCGCCCCTGTCTTCCAGAGCGCCCTGAGGCATAACACCGAGGTGCGCCTGCAGGAGGCGGCCGCAGAATTCGCGGACCTCGACGACAGCCGTGGCGCCCGAACCACCATGGACCTGCTCAACACACTGGGCAGCGCCTTCTCGGGGGTGGACGCCGACTCGCTCGTAAACCAGCAGATCTTTGTGGGCCTGCTTTTCAACGACACCATCGAGGACTTCATCGCTGAGCGTCCCGGCTACTACTCCTACGACGTGCACTTTGTCACGGCCGGCCGCACCAGCCTGGCCAGTTACTCCACCGACCTCAACTCTCCCTCCTGGCTGGAAATCTACCCGGTAGACCGCCTGCAGGCCGTCACGGAGATGCAGCAGATCGGCCCGGCCAATCCGCGGCCCGTGGTGCAGCGTCCCCAGCTCATCACCTCCGCGCAGTACCAGAGCTTCCACCGGGGCTGGCTGCCCCTCTACGGCCCCGGCGGGGATCCGGTGGCCTGGATCCTCGCCTCGGTCTACCGCGAACGCCCCAACTTCGACAAGCCCATGCGCGCCGTACTGGCCTCCCTCTACCAGAGCGACTGGAAGGAGTCCTACCTGCTGCAGGAATTCCAGGGCGACACCCTGCTGCGCAGTTCCCGGCGCGGCCTCACCGGTTACTACCCCAGTCGCAACCGCCTGCCCGCGGAGGTGCGGAGGGCACTGGAAGACGACTCCCTCTTCACCCACACCGAGGAGCGGGACCGGCAGACCTACCGCAACCTCTACCGCACCGCCGACTCCGGCCGCGTAATCCGTGCCACCACCCTCCTGCCCGATTTCCGCAACCGCCTCTACCACTACTTCCAGTTCAATTTCGTACTGCTGCTTATGGGACTGGGCGCCATCGCCTTGCGGGAGGCCACCCGCAGCGGCAACACCCGCCTGCTGGAGAAGAGCAGGCGCTTCCGCCACCGCCTGCTCGACCGCTTCCTGGTGGCCGTGCTGCTCTTCCTGGGCATCCTGGTACTGGCCACCCACTATGCCCTGCAGGAGCAGAACAAGGAGTCCGTGCGCCAGTCGCTCTACGACAAGATGGACGAGATGGGCAGCCAGGTGGAACGGACCCTGCATTCGCGCCCGCAGCAGAGCGCCGCCGGCCGGCCCCTGCTCGATTCCCTCGCCTTGCCCTTCGATGTGGACGCCTCCCTCTACCGCGGACAGGAACTGGCCGAGAGCACCACGCCGCAGATCTACCGCCAGCACCTTCTGCCCTCCACCATGCCCTACGGCATTTACCGGCAGCTCTACGTAGAGGGTCAGGCGGACGCCTTCCAGAACGTCTCCCTCGCCTCCCAGGATCTGCTGGTGGGCTACCGCGCCGTGCGCGTTGCCGGTCAGCCGCCCTCCGCCGCGCTGGCCATACCCACCTTCCTCGCCTCGCCCAAATTCGAACAGCAGCTGCTGGAGACCACCAGCTACCTCATTTTCATCTACCTGGTGGTCTTCGGGGCCTTCATCGGCGGGTCCCTGCTCATCACCCGCGAGCTCACCGCCCCGCTGCGCGAAATCCAGGACGGACTGAACGAAATCTCCCGGGGCAATTTCGACACCACCATTCCCGTAACGGGCGACGACGAGATCGGCAAGCTGGCCGCCGCCTACAACGAGATGATCCGCCGCCTGCGGCAGGTGCGCCAGGAGCTGGTCGAGGCCGAGCGCGAGGCGGCCTGGAAGGAGATGGCCCAGCAGGTGGCCCACGAGATCAAGAATCCCCTGACCCCCATGAAGCTGAGCGTGCAGCACCTGGAACGCCAGCTCTCAGGCGAGGACATTAACGAGGAGGAGCTGCGCGCCTCGGTGCGCCGCACCACCGAAAACCTGATCGAGCAGATTGAGACCCTTAACACCATCGCCTCCGACTTCTCCAAATTCTCCCAGCCGCTGGACGGCGAATTCAGGGAGGTGGATCTCAACGCGGTGGTGCGCTCGGTGGCCGAACTCTACGACAGCGACCGGAGGGTGCAGATCCGGAGCGAGGTGACCGGCCTGCCGCTGATCATCCTCGGGGTGGAGGACGAGCTGCGTCGCGTGGTGGTGAACCTGGTCAAAAACGCCTACGAGGCCATGCCCGAAGGCGGCGCCATCGTCCTGCGCACCTACCAGAAAAAGGAGAGTGCCTTCCTGGAGGTGGAAGACAACGGGAGCGGTATTCCGGAATCCCATAAAAACCGTATATTCGTCCCCAACTTCTCCACCAAGTCCAGCGGTACGGGCCTGGGCCTGGCCATCGCCAAGAAGGTGGTCGAGGCGCACGAAGGCAGCATCTCCTTTGCCTCCATCGAAGGGCAGGGGACCACCTTCGTCATCAAGATCCCGCTGAAGTAA
- a CDS encoding MATE family efflux transporter, with protein sequence MVSYLRSEKKNLRREAGVTLRIGLPVIAAQLLQMSMNFVDTVMAGNLSAEDLAAVAVGGAVYFPFIMLAAGILMAVTPIVAQLVGARRLEEIGANARQGLWLSLLLAVPLFFLIRNLGFVMELLDVTPSLIPVAQGYVKAFSWGVFPLCGYMALRYFNEGMSVTRPSMYIAGLGVLINIPGNWVLMYGELGFPALGATGCGYASAIVSLAMFAAMLAFTATHPPYRRFRIFTGLRRPQWDYIREIVRVGLPIGLSSTMEVTMFAVVSLLMGSLSAVAVAGHQVAINFSAMTFMVPFGLATAITTRVGNAAGKRSLEEARRRGFTGIALATLFMSAAAVLMFTLPGLIVSIYTSDPAVREVAVGLLYMAAIFQISDGLQVSGYGALRGLKDTRVPMYVNLVAYWIVGLPLGWWLGITRGMGPEGLWMGLIAGLTVAAVLHNVRFWLLTREA encoded by the coding sequence GTGGTTTCCTACCTGCGATCCGAAAAGAAAAACCTGCGCCGCGAAGCCGGCGTGACCCTGCGCATAGGCCTGCCCGTAATCGCAGCCCAGCTGCTGCAGATGTCCATGAATTTCGTGGACACCGTCATGGCCGGAAACCTGTCGGCGGAAGACCTCGCCGCGGTGGCCGTGGGCGGGGCGGTCTATTTTCCTTTTATCATGCTGGCGGCAGGCATACTCATGGCGGTCACCCCCATCGTGGCCCAGCTGGTGGGCGCGCGCCGCCTGGAGGAGATCGGCGCCAATGCGCGCCAGGGACTCTGGCTCTCCCTGCTGCTGGCCGTGCCTCTCTTTTTTCTAATACGGAATCTGGGATTCGTCATGGAGCTGCTCGATGTGACCCCCTCCCTCATCCCCGTGGCCCAGGGCTATGTGAAGGCCTTCTCCTGGGGGGTCTTCCCGCTGTGCGGCTACATGGCCCTGCGCTACTTCAACGAGGGCATGTCGGTGACGCGCCCCAGCATGTACATCGCCGGACTGGGCGTGCTGATCAACATCCCCGGCAACTGGGTGCTCATGTACGGCGAGCTGGGCTTCCCCGCCCTGGGCGCCACGGGCTGCGGCTACGCCTCGGCCATCGTGAGTCTGGCCATGTTCGCCGCCATGCTGGCCTTTACCGCCACCCACCCGCCCTACCGGCGCTTTCGCATCTTCACCGGGCTGCGGCGCCCGCAGTGGGACTACATCCGCGAGATCGTGCGCGTGGGGCTGCCTATTGGACTCAGTTCCACCATGGAGGTGACCATGTTCGCCGTGGTGAGCCTGCTCATGGGCTCCCTCAGCGCCGTGGCCGTGGCGGGCCACCAGGTGGCCATCAACTTCTCGGCCATGACCTTCATGGTGCCCTTCGGACTGGCTACGGCCATCACCACCCGCGTGGGCAACGCGGCCGGCAAGCGCTCCCTGGAGGAGGCGCGGCGCCGCGGCTTCACCGGCATCGCCCTGGCCACCCTCTTCATGAGCGCCGCCGCGGTGCTCATGTTCACCCTCCCCGGGCTCATCGTCTCCATCTATACCAGCGACCCCGCCGTGCGCGAGGTGGCCGTGGGCCTGCTCTACATGGCCGCCATTTTCCAGATTTCCGACGGACTGCAGGTGAGCGGCTACGGGGCGCTTCGGGGTCTGAAAGACACCCGCGTGCCCATGTACGTGAACCTGGTGGCCTACTGGATCGTCGGACTGCCCCTGGGCTGGTGGCTGGGTATTACGCGCGGGATGGGTCCGGAGGGACTCTGGATGGGGCTTATCGCCGGGCTCACCGTAGCCGCCGTGCTGCACAACGTGCGCTTCTGGCTGCTGACGCGAGAGGCCTAG
- a CDS encoding type III polyketide synthase — MAAYINHISTGVPEHCYTQDFLRRRMREYVGTQEVTRRIIDRIYARSGIEKRHTVVRDFHANGNPRFFFRDDGTMERPSTGARNRRYVEHARPLYSRLARAALEEGEADPSGITHVITVSCTGFYAPEPAFHIIRDLGLPPSTQRFHVGFMGCFAAFPALRMARAFCEADPGARVLVVCLELCSLHFQGRDRTDNLISESVFADGGAAVLVEPEPRRPGPSFRLDRFRTDIADDSEGDMAWIIGDTGFDMVLSSAVPDILREHIRAAVAPLLDGEDLSPAQASRWAVHPGGRAILDKVEQEMGLAPEQIAASRSVLRDYGNMSSATILFVLKRLMEEPSGGEANRGRTLALAFGPGLTIESALLTRVGD, encoded by the coding sequence ATGGCAGCCTACATCAACCACATATCCACCGGCGTGCCGGAGCACTGCTACACCCAGGATTTCCTGCGGCGGCGCATGCGCGAGTACGTGGGCACGCAGGAGGTCACCCGGCGCATCATCGACCGCATCTACGCGCGGTCGGGCATCGAAAAGCGCCACACCGTGGTGCGCGACTTCCACGCCAACGGCAACCCGCGATTTTTCTTCCGCGACGACGGCACCATGGAACGCCCCTCCACCGGCGCCCGCAACCGCCGCTACGTGGAGCACGCGCGTCCCCTCTACAGCCGGCTGGCCCGCGCGGCCCTGGAGGAGGGGGAGGCCGATCCCTCCGGGATCACCCACGTGATCACCGTCTCCTGCACCGGCTTCTACGCTCCCGAACCCGCCTTTCATATCATACGCGACCTGGGGCTCCCTCCCTCCACCCAGCGCTTTCACGTGGGATTCATGGGATGCTTCGCAGCCTTCCCCGCCCTCCGCATGGCACGCGCCTTCTGCGAGGCCGACCCGGGGGCGCGCGTGCTGGTGGTCTGCCTGGAGCTTTGCAGCCTCCATTTCCAGGGACGCGACCGCACCGACAACCTCATCTCCGAGTCGGTCTTCGCAGACGGGGGCGCCGCCGTGCTGGTGGAGCCTGAACCCCGCAGGCCCGGCCCCTCCTTTCGGCTGGACCGCTTCCGCACCGATATTGCCGACGACAGCGAAGGCGACATGGCCTGGATCATCGGCGACACTGGTTTTGACATGGTGCTCTCCTCCGCCGTGCCCGACATCCTGCGGGAACACATCCGTGCGGCGGTGGCGCCCCTGCTCGACGGGGAGGATCTTTCCCCGGCGCAGGCCAGCCGCTGGGCGGTGCACCCGGGTGGACGCGCCATCCTGGACAAGGTGGAGCAGGAGATGGGACTGGCACCCGAGCAGATCGCCGCTTCACGGTCCGTACTTCGCGACTACGGCAATATGAGCAGCGCCACCATCCTCTTCGTGCTGAAGCGCCTGATGGAGGAGCCGTCCGGCGGAGAGGCCAACAGGGGACGCACCCTGGCCCTGGCCTTCGGTCCCGGGCTGACCATCGAGAGCGCCCTGCTGACCCGGGTGGGGGACTGA
- a CDS encoding methyltransferase domain-containing protein, which yields MAPLLLHSRRPELTEEMDRPDCDPERLRRTYRQFAILNRLISRWDHLYRSEVRPLLASRPENMGPARLLDIGFGGGDIPARLARLARGDGFRLKVTAVDSDPRAVDYAAERHAGSGVRYRLASPAQLLEKGEAGDYDLVTSNHLMHHLAPGELGELLGQARRLSCGPVLFCDIERSDWAWLLFGLLSRPFFHRSFITRDGLRSIRRSYTRRELRAAAPPGWEVRALPLFRLLLVHRGEP from the coding sequence GTGGCGCCGCTGCTGCTGCATAGCCGACGGCCGGAGCTCACCGAGGAGATGGACCGCCCCGACTGCGACCCCGAGCGCCTGCGGCGCACCTACCGGCAGTTCGCCATACTCAACCGGCTCATCTCGCGCTGGGACCACCTCTACCGCAGCGAGGTGCGTCCCCTGCTGGCCTCCCGCCCGGAAAACATGGGACCCGCGCGCCTGCTCGACATAGGCTTCGGGGGCGGCGACATTCCCGCGCGGCTGGCCCGTCTTGCGAGGGGCGACGGGTTCCGCCTGAAGGTCACCGCCGTGGACAGCGACCCGAGGGCGGTGGACTACGCCGCGGAGCGCCACGCCGGCAGCGGCGTGCGCTACCGTCTCGCCTCGCCGGCCCAGCTGCTGGAAAAGGGGGAGGCGGGAGACTACGACCTGGTCACCTCCAACCACCTGATGCACCACCTGGCGCCGGGTGAGCTGGGAGAGCTGCTTGGGCAGGCCCGCCGACTCAGCTGCGGACCCGTCCTGTTCTGCGACATCGAGCGAAGCGACTGGGCATGGTTGCTTTTCGGGCTGCTCTCGCGCCCCTTCTTCCACCGCTCGTTCATCACCCGCGACGGACTGCGCTCCATCAGGCGCAGCTACACGCGCCGGGAGTTGCGTGCGGCGGCGCCCCCGGGGTGGGAGGTACGCGCCCTGCCCCTCTTCCGCCTGCTGCTGGTCCACCGGGGGGAGCCGTGA
- a CDS encoding NAD(P)/FAD-dependent oxidoreductase, producing MSADRHHSVIVAGGGAVGLLLGLALQREGVDCLVAERRSEPVAHSRSLGIHPVSLELFDELGLAEPFLEEGVHIRRGVALDGRRRLGTVTFERCPPPYRFILSLPQYRTEALLEKALAGRAPGALVRGMELAGYREESGGVTVEVVHEGRRRTLTCELLVGCDGKESAVRRGAGIAWEGGPYPHTYAMGDFRENTGFGSDAAVFLCRQGLVESFPLPGGHRRWVVKTRNYMGELERPWLVREINLRTGHNLEGEEHVMLGSFGVQRYLAGRAGRGHVFLAGDAAQVVSPIGGQGMNLGWLQARDLARTLGEALERPGSREKLAEAYSRRSRRRARKAIRRAEFNMWLGRRSALAPLRNALVAAALHTPLSHFLARMFTMRRL from the coding sequence GTGAGCGCCGACCGCCACCATAGCGTGATCGTGGCGGGCGGAGGCGCCGTTGGACTCCTGCTGGGACTGGCCCTGCAGCGCGAGGGGGTGGACTGCCTGGTGGCCGAACGGCGCTCCGAACCCGTGGCGCACTCCCGTTCCCTGGGCATCCACCCCGTCTCCCTGGAACTCTTCGATGAGCTGGGCCTGGCCGAACCCTTCCTGGAGGAAGGCGTGCACATCCGCCGCGGCGTGGCCCTGGACGGCCGGCGCCGGCTGGGGACGGTCACCTTCGAGCGCTGTCCCCCTCCCTACCGCTTTATCCTGTCCCTGCCGCAGTACCGCACCGAGGCCCTGCTGGAGAAAGCCCTCGCCGGGCGCGCCCCGGGCGCATTGGTCCGCGGCATGGAGCTGGCCGGTTACCGGGAGGAGTCCGGGGGGGTAACGGTGGAGGTCGTACACGAGGGGCGCAGGCGGACCCTTACCTGTGAGCTGCTGGTGGGCTGCGACGGCAAGGAGAGCGCGGTGCGCCGGGGCGCAGGCATCGCCTGGGAAGGGGGGCCCTACCCGCATACCTACGCCATGGGCGACTTCCGCGAGAACACCGGTTTTGGCAGCGACGCGGCTGTCTTTCTCTGCCGGCAGGGACTGGTGGAGTCTTTCCCCCTGCCCGGCGGGCACCGCCGGTGGGTGGTCAAGACCCGCAACTACATGGGAGAGCTGGAGCGTCCCTGGCTGGTCCGGGAGATCAATCTGAGGACGGGACACAACCTGGAGGGCGAGGAGCACGTCATGCTGGGAAGTTTCGGCGTGCAGCGCTACCTGGCCGGCCGCGCCGGACGGGGACACGTGTTCCTGGCCGGAGACGCCGCACAGGTTGTGAGTCCCATAGGCGGACAGGGTATGAACCTGGGATGGCTGCAGGCGCGCGACCTGGCCCGCACCCTGGGCGAGGCGCTGGAGCGGCCGGGATCACGGGAAAAGCTGGCCGAAGCCTACAGCCGACGCAGCCGGCGGCGGGCGCGCAAAGCCATACGGCGGGCGGAGTTCAACATGTGGCTGGGACGGCGCAGCGCGCTGGCTCCGCTGCGCAACGCGCTGGTGGCGGCCGCCCTGCACACGCCCCTCTCGCACTTTCTGGCCCGCATGTTTACCATGCGACGTCTGTAA
- a CDS encoding histidine kinase dimerization/phosphoacceptor domain -containing protein, translating to MGEKGEGRNPPSGRASEGQGSGDLTLLLETMEAINRASELQTLLSESMDAVCEVMRCEAGSLMLRDEETDELYVALPKGPVSEQIRGRAIPPEEGIGGWVVRHRKPYLSNDPAASELFWGELSPDFETRSILCVPLLGPDGTAIGALQALNRRGGDFSEGDVPVFRALASHISRAILRTRQIESLTNEVRDLGLLLRESHHRIKNNLATIAALIDMEMPHVEDPAARRALHNTRSRLISITEMHDMVSRSGEFEQVDLGQYLQALTGKIATLLAAGDPKISLDLEIAPGAPVILSSEKAMYCGMILNELLANVYKHAFPREDGTGKSGAVVRIQMEADEEERITLTVTDNGAGLPEHFDAAAPDSPRSVGIWVIGVLRKKLGATLDYDGSNGTRVAISLPSHKVEKSKSPEVQQVEKSGTSDYS from the coding sequence ATGGGGGAAAAGGGGGAAGGCCGGAATCCGCCGTCCGGCAGGGCATCGGAGGGGCAGGGCTCCGGGGACCTCACCCTGCTGCTGGAAACCATGGAGGCCATCAACCGCGCCTCGGAGCTCCAGACCCTTCTCTCGGAAAGCATGGACGCCGTATGCGAGGTGATGCGCTGCGAGGCCGGCTCCCTCATGCTGCGCGACGAGGAGACGGACGAGCTCTACGTGGCCCTGCCCAAGGGTCCCGTAAGCGAGCAGATTCGCGGGCGCGCCATTCCGCCCGAGGAGGGCATCGGGGGCTGGGTGGTTCGCCACCGCAAGCCCTATCTCTCCAACGATCCCGCCGCGTCGGAGCTTTTCTGGGGCGAGCTGAGTCCCGATTTCGAGACCCGCAGCATCCTCTGCGTGCCCCTCCTCGGGCCGGACGGGACGGCGATCGGCGCGCTGCAGGCCCTGAACCGCCGCGGGGGCGATTTTTCGGAAGGGGACGTTCCCGTGTTCCGGGCCCTGGCCTCCCACATCTCCCGGGCCATCCTGCGCACCCGCCAGATCGAGAGCCTCACCAACGAGGTGCGCGACCTGGGGCTGCTGCTTCGCGAATCCCATCACCGCATCAAGAACAATCTGGCCACCATCGCCGCCCTCATCGACATGGAGATGCCGCACGTGGAGGATCCCGCCGCCCGCCGGGCCCTCCACAACACCCGTTCGCGGCTGATCTCCATCACCGAGATGCACGACATGGTGAGCCGGTCGGGTGAGTTCGAACAGGTGGACCTCGGCCAATACCTGCAGGCGCTCACCGGCAAGATCGCAACCCTGCTGGCCGCCGGCGACCCGAAAATTTCGCTGGACCTGGAGATCGCCCCCGGCGCCCCCGTAATCCTCTCCTCGGAGAAGGCCATGTACTGCGGGATGATCCTCAACGAACTGCTGGCCAATGTCTACAAGCACGCCTTCCCGCGGGAGGACGGGACTGGAAAAAGCGGGGCCGTTGTGCGGATACAGATGGAGGCGGACGAGGAGGAGCGCATCACGCTGACGGTGACCGACAACGGGGCGGGGCTCCCGGAGCACTTCGACGCCGCCGCGCCCGACAGTCCCCGCTCGGTGGGCATCTGGGTGATCGGGGTGCTTCGCAAAAAGCTGGGAGCCACCCTCGACTACGACGGCTCCAACGGAACCCGCGTCGCAATCTCTCTTCCAAGTCATAAAGTCGAAAAGTCCAAAAGTCCTGAAGTCCAACAAGTCGAAAAGTCCGGAACGTCTGACTACAGTTAG